The following proteins are co-located in the SAR202 cluster bacterium genome:
- the nusB gene encoding transcription antitermination factor NusB, with amino-acid sequence MQRTKAPFSRRTARAVALKALYESDASGHSAMEAGSRLVQDEEINTEGTAFAMELVKGTVEHSQEIDGLIAKFAPAWPVEQIPVVDRNILRMAIFEMIFHKATPPKVVINEAVELAKTFGSESSPRFVNGVLGSLAGQHSAQELEATNKRER; translated from the coding sequence ATGCAACGAACGAAAGCGCCATTTTCGAGACGCACGGCCCGGGCTGTAGCCCTGAAGGCCTTATACGAAAGCGACGCTTCAGGACATTCAGCGATGGAAGCGGGGAGCCGCTTAGTGCAGGATGAGGAGATTAACACTGAGGGCACAGCCTTCGCGATGGAATTGGTGAAGGGAACGGTGGAGCATTCCCAAGAGATAGATGGGTTAATAGCTAAGTTCGCGCCCGCCTGGCCGGTGGAGCAGATACCGGTAGTTGACCGGAACATACTGCGAATGGCAATCTTTGAGATGATTTTTCACAAGGCCACGCCACCAAAGGTGGTGATTAACGAAGCGGTAGAGCTGGCAAAGACCTTTGGGAGCGAGAGCTCGCCACGGTTTGTTAACGGAGTGCTGGGATCGCTGGCGGGGCAGCACAGCGCTCAGGAACTCGAAGCGACCAATAAGAGGGAGAGGTAA
- a CDS encoding acyl carrier protein → MATVQERVQVIVADRLGVEKEKVVPEASFVDDLSADSLDLVELIMAFEEEFSSGDVKIEISDEEAEKIATVKDAISYLKAHGVDDG, encoded by the coding sequence ATGGCGACAGTGCAGGAGAGGGTCCAGGTTATTGTGGCCGACAGGCTGGGAGTGGAGAAGGAGAAGGTTGTGCCGGAGGCTTCCTTTGTGGATGATTTGAGCGCGGACTCCCTGGACCTGGTGGAGTTGATAATGGCCTTTGAAGAAGAGTTCTCTTCCGGCGATGTGAAGATAGAGATTTCAGACGAAGAGGCGGAGAAGATAGCTACTGTTAAGGATGCGATTAGCTATTTGAAGGCGCATGGCGTGGATGATGGCTAG
- a CDS encoding uracil-DNA glycosylase: protein MNNLAEVASRVSVCTDCILSKQRTLAVPGEGAGNASVMFIGEGPGFHEDRQGRPFVGPAGKFLSELLDSVGMKREDVFITNVVKCRPPGNRDPLPGEIQACKKYLDKQLELIKPKVVVTLGRHSMGRYMPGQTITKVHGKPKRVDDVMVYPLYHPAAALHNVSLKSVIEEDFKAVPGLLKEAAKETAKPAAKTEEQSSKQLNLFS, encoded by the coding sequence ATGAATAATCTTGCAGAAGTGGCCAGTCGGGTGTCGGTCTGCACGGACTGTATTTTGAGCAAACAGAGGACGCTTGCTGTCCCGGGGGAGGGGGCTGGCAACGCATCGGTTATGTTTATTGGAGAGGGGCCGGGGTTTCACGAGGACAGGCAGGGAAGGCCCTTTGTGGGTCCTGCGGGGAAGTTTCTTAGCGAGCTATTGGATTCCGTGGGAATGAAGAGGGAAGACGTTTTTATCACTAACGTGGTGAAGTGCCGTCCTCCAGGCAATCGGGACCCGTTGCCGGGGGAGATACAGGCCTGCAAGAAGTATTTGGACAAGCAGTTGGAGCTTATCAAGCCGAAGGTGGTGGTCACTTTGGGGCGGCATTCGATGGGCCGGTATATGCCCGGGCAGACGATTACGAAGGTCCACGGGAAGCCCAAGAGGGTGGATGACGTGATGGTGTACCCGCTTTACCACCCCGCGGCGGCGCTGCATAACGTCAGCTTGAAATCGGTGATCGAAGAGGACTTCAAAGCCGTTCCAGGGCTGCTAAAAGAGGCGGCTAAGGAGACGGCAAAGCCCG